Proteins from one Mesotoga infera genomic window:
- a CDS encoding carbohydrate ABC transporter permease, protein MSYNRQSKKYWRETWKAYLFLLPSLVILGVFTLWPIVFSLVLSFFKWDYTSASRYFIGLDNYKELFRISYPVQMNLFYSIINMAVYVVTTLVLVQIVHYFLCSVSKYDKPKKGHATLYILFASILAGYVILRNLSAGLTVAGILYGLAMVAFGLALLFKRRGSIQSFKMKSSQWVTLMLFIGIYYLLSRVLLKESIDFLQYFVLAKESSDFLKSIFNTIYYVVLSVPTQIALALLIAVLLNKNIKLRSLFRTAYFIPFVTSVVAVSLVWQWMFNDQFGLLNYILSWFNLPKIAWLKEEVWTIPTIAIVSVWQHVGYTAVIFLAGLQNIDRSYYEAADVDGASSWQKFKFITWPLLSGTTFFIMIITMIGAFKVFSQIFILYQGLPGPVNKSGLTLVYYVFDAFYNQQRMGVASAAAYILFMIILLLTMVQLYVGKKRVHYEG, encoded by the coding sequence TTGTCTTACAACAGGCAATCGAAAAAATACTGGAGAGAGACCTGGAAAGCCTATCTGTTTCTCCTTCCTTCACTGGTGATCCTTGGTGTCTTCACTTTATGGCCGATAGTCTTCTCTCTTGTCTTGAGCTTTTTCAAATGGGATTACACTTCGGCCTCGCGCTACTTCATAGGTCTGGATAACTACAAGGAACTCTTCAGAATCTCGTACCCCGTTCAGATGAATCTGTTTTACTCGATCATCAATATGGCCGTCTATGTGGTTACGACTCTGGTTCTGGTTCAGATTGTCCATTACTTTCTCTGCAGTGTGAGTAAATACGATAAGCCGAAAAAAGGCCACGCGACTCTTTATATACTGTTTGCGTCAATTCTTGCCGGTTATGTGATTTTGAGAAATTTGTCTGCCGGTTTGACAGTTGCCGGGATACTTTATGGACTGGCGATGGTTGCCTTCGGCCTTGCGCTATTATTTAAACGCAGAGGTTCGATACAGAGCTTTAAGATGAAGTCGAGCCAGTGGGTAACGCTCATGCTTTTCATAGGGATATACTACCTTCTCTCAAGGGTTCTATTGAAAGAGAGCATAGACTTTTTACAGTACTTCGTGCTGGCCAAAGAGAGCTCGGATTTCTTGAAGTCAATCTTCAACACCATCTATTATGTTGTACTTTCTGTTCCGACACAGATAGCGCTGGCCCTCCTGATAGCCGTACTGCTCAACAAGAACATTAAGCTCCGCTCGCTCTTCAGAACGGCGTATTTCATACCTTTTGTGACATCAGTAGTCGCCGTTTCACTGGTCTGGCAGTGGATGTTTAACGACCAGTTTGGCCTTCTGAACTACATTCTGTCGTGGTTCAACCTGCCGAAGATCGCATGGCTCAAAGAGGAGGTCTGGACGATACCTACAATCGCCATAGTCTCAGTCTGGCAGCACGTGGGCTACACAGCCGTGATCTTTCTGGCCGGTCTTCAAAACATTGACAGATCCTACTACGAGGCGGCCGATGTGGATGGAGCCAGTTCCTGGCAAAAATTCAAGTTCATCACATGGCCTCTTTTATCGGGAACGACCTTCTTCATAATGATAATAACTATGATCGGAGCCTTCAAAGTCTTCTCCCAGATATTCATTCTGTATCAGGGCTTACCCGGCCCGGTCAACAAGAGCGGACTCACACTGGTTTACTATGTCTTCGACGCCTTCTACAATCAGCAGAGGATGGGAGTGGCCAGTGCGGCCGCCTATATTCTCTTTATGATAATCCTTCTTCTCACGATGGTGCAACTATACGTCGGGAAGAAGCGTGTACACTACGAGGGATGA
- a CDS encoding CTP synthase, with protein sequence MKKKYVVVTGGVLSGIGKGILSASIARVMKECGVEVNTLKIDPYLNIDAGTMNPNQHGEVFVTEDGYEADLDLGHYERFLGKDMRRENNMTAGQIFKTIIDKEREGSFLGATVQMVPHVTEEIKGRIRRIPGELIMIEIGGTVGDIEGEIFLEAIRELWVEEGSENFLFVHVTYVPYLRVTSEFKTKPTQQSVQLLRRIGIQPQMIAVRSEEPVEENELRKIALFGGVEREMVFNLPDSKNVYDVPSIVYSYGIHRKIATRLNLEIEERFEWDYPRNFIPSKIAIVGKYLGTDDAYKSISESICLCGASKPDVLDSQIFEDMTQEQIKNTLAEYEGLIIPGGFGKRGIEGKIAVIRYARENNVPIMGICLGMQLMVIEYARNVAGLVGANSTEFDPATPYPVIDIMEEQKKILKLGGTMRLGAQETPIKEGTLLMEAYRTSLVHERHRHRYEVNYEDFRDLFNEPGEDLSGRMVISSKATFVEAIELPDKDFFLGIQYHPEFGSKVGRPSPLFRLFVEKIRGRKRD encoded by the coding sequence ATGAAGAAGAAGTATGTGGTAGTGACGGGAGGAGTGCTCAGCGGAATCGGAAAGGGAATACTTTCGGCCTCCATAGCCCGTGTTATGAAGGAGTGCGGGGTGGAGGTTAACACCCTGAAGATAGATCCATACCTCAATATAGATGCCGGTACGATGAATCCAAATCAACACGGTGAAGTTTTCGTAACGGAGGACGGCTACGAGGCCGATTTAGACCTAGGCCATTATGAGAGGTTCCTTGGAAAGGATATGCGACGCGAGAATAACATGACGGCCGGCCAGATCTTCAAAACCATAATTGACAAAGAAAGAGAAGGGAGCTTCCTGGGGGCAACCGTCCAGATGGTACCCCACGTGACCGAGGAGATAAAGGGCAGAATAAGAAGGATACCTGGTGAGCTGATCATGATAGAGATCGGCGGAACCGTGGGCGATATCGAGGGTGAGATCTTTCTCGAGGCTATCAGGGAACTCTGGGTTGAGGAGGGTTCCGAGAACTTTCTCTTCGTTCACGTAACCTACGTACCCTACCTAAGGGTCACGAGTGAGTTCAAAACTAAACCCACTCAACAGTCGGTGCAGCTCTTGAGGAGAATAGGCATACAACCGCAGATGATCGCGGTGAGATCGGAGGAGCCTGTCGAGGAGAACGAGCTGAGAAAGATAGCCCTTTTCGGCGGCGTAGAGAGGGAGATGGTTTTCAATCTGCCAGACTCGAAGAACGTTTACGATGTCCCCTCGATTGTTTACTCTTACGGCATCCACAGAAAGATAGCCACCAGACTTAACCTCGAGATAGAGGAGAGGTTCGAATGGGACTACCCGAGAAACTTCATCCCTTCGAAGATCGCCATAGTCGGTAAGTATCTTGGAACGGATGACGCTTACAAAAGCATATCCGAGAGCATCTGCCTGTGCGGCGCCAGTAAACCGGATGTTCTCGACTCGCAGATCTTTGAGGACATGACGCAGGAGCAGATCAAAAACACCCTGGCCGAATACGAAGGTTTAATAATTCCCGGGGGTTTCGGAAAAAGAGGTATAGAAGGAAAGATAGCTGTGATAAGATACGCTCGAGAGAACAATGTACCCATTATGGGCATCTGTCTGGGTATGCAGCTAATGGTTATAGAGTATGCCAGAAACGTTGCCGGCCTTGTAGGAGCTAACTCCACCGAATTCGATCCGGCGACGCCATATCCGGTGATCGATATAATGGAGGAACAGAAAAAAATACTCAAACTTGGCGGGACCATGAGACTGGGGGCACAGGAAACTCCAATAAAGGAGGGAACTCTTCTCATGGAGGCTTACCGAACCAGTCTGGTTCATGAGAGGCACAGGCACAGATACGAAGTTAACTACGAAGACTTCCGCGATCTCTTCAACGAGCCGGGTGAGGACCTTTCCGGCAGAATGGTGATCTCGTCCAAGGCCACTTTCGTAGAGGCCATAGAGTTGCCAGACAAAGATTTCTTCCTTGGAATTCAGTACCACCCGGAGTTCGGCTCGAAAGTCGGCCGCCCCAGTCCGCTATTCAGACTCTTCGTTGAAAAAATCAGGGGGCGAAAAAGGGATTGA
- a CDS encoding carbohydrate ABC transporter permease → MLVPFAWMVDTSFKAPSEVSSWPPVWTTKNAASSFQFNTRIRQKSSSTSVDLSTLSLSEFRNFAALLESVGSFDTLTVNLDDDPIVRGEIEILLLSNNGSPASYAVNLDMARYGELVGKFLSLKGSFPQTFSGELEKLSTDDPGAFFDGFFGISIYQDNGFIRRVVLVNSMKSLYSSTIDRLLQSAETTFKDLPIDNDSTKQLKAELREEIRDIFNDTVSAFEAAMTGLDSYRTGTSGVTSLPELATIIRLMRENISKLEVDAQESLSLARSKASSDPRLTMLVNQFERSLESVSDGLISWADLMDFYVEARNFYDSVQTASLSSGSIVGRIRTDKQVHGLVIKALDTWKADPATKEYLKSTLTPSNIRNAVTILLTYLDENYRNSLAGHFSNPRAVLEAVNEAMNFLRTSLLVAADPSLEERVRQIMTSESSYQELESIVREVATTAGQSITYGKVSAGLSRFAGESDPEIFARFIRRRWEETEMVGSFSKMHSDIFTELDLVSKPDEVEKVFLRGLISPSGSKSFDIKLKGIPAVWFKDDVSSAKANFTFAETISNFFQNYVTAWNAAPFGTYYFNTVFVAIVTTFAEIIFAAMAAFAFAKMEFFGKNLIFTLFLATMMVPGEVLLVPNYITLTALGWIDSYYALIVPWVVSVFAIFLLRQHFMTIPNELYDAAMIDGLTKWRFLWTVMVPLSKPAVITGALLKFVGSWNSFLWVLIVTKSPEIRTLPVGLQNFSSATGSDYHLLMAAATFSVIPVVILFLLTQKYFIAGIARSGLK, encoded by the coding sequence ATGCTGGTACCATTCGCATGGATGGTTGATACGTCTTTCAAAGCACCGAGCGAAGTGTCTTCCTGGCCGCCTGTATGGACGACCAAAAACGCTGCAAGTTCATTCCAGTTCAATACCAGAATCAGGCAGAAGAGCTCCTCGACGTCCGTGGATCTTTCAACGCTCAGTCTGAGTGAATTCAGAAACTTCGCGGCCCTTCTGGAGAGCGTGGGTAGTTTCGATACGCTCACGGTTAATCTCGACGATGACCCGATCGTGCGCGGCGAGATTGAAATACTGCTTCTCTCGAACAACGGTTCGCCAGCCTCATACGCGGTTAATCTCGACATGGCTCGCTACGGAGAGCTTGTCGGGAAGTTTCTCTCTCTGAAAGGTTCATTTCCACAGACCTTTTCCGGCGAGCTCGAAAAGCTAAGCACGGATGATCCGGGAGCTTTCTTCGACGGCTTTTTCGGGATTTCCATCTATCAGGATAATGGCTTCATCAGGAGAGTCGTACTGGTAAACTCCATGAAATCCCTTTATTCATCCACGATCGATAGACTCCTTCAATCTGCCGAGACAACATTCAAAGACCTCCCGATTGACAATGACTCCACCAAACAGTTGAAGGCCGAACTCCGCGAAGAGATCCGTGATATCTTTAACGATACGGTGTCTGCATTTGAGGCGGCTATGACCGGACTGGATTCCTATAGGACGGGTACTTCGGGTGTGACGTCTCTGCCCGAGCTGGCGACAATAATACGACTCATGCGCGAGAACATCTCGAAGTTAGAAGTGGACGCACAGGAGTCGCTCTCTCTGGCCAGATCGAAAGCATCTTCGGATCCGAGGTTAACAATGCTTGTGAACCAGTTTGAACGCTCCCTGGAAAGCGTCTCCGACGGGCTGATTAGCTGGGCTGACCTCATGGATTTCTACGTAGAGGCAAGAAACTTCTACGATAGTGTTCAGACAGCATCGCTCTCGAGCGGTTCGATAGTGGGGAGGATAAGGACCGATAAACAGGTCCACGGACTGGTGATAAAGGCCCTCGACACCTGGAAGGCCGATCCGGCAACGAAGGAGTATCTAAAGTCAACTCTGACGCCGTCGAACATAAGGAACGCCGTCACCATACTTCTTACTTACCTGGATGAGAATTACAGGAACAGTCTGGCGGGCCACTTTTCCAATCCCCGAGCCGTACTGGAAGCGGTCAACGAAGCCATGAACTTCCTGAGAACGTCGCTCCTTGTGGCCGCCGATCCCTCGCTCGAGGAGAGAGTTCGACAGATCATGACCTCGGAGAGCTCCTATCAGGAGCTGGAATCGATTGTAAGAGAAGTTGCAACTACGGCAGGGCAGAGTATAACTTATGGCAAAGTCTCGGCCGGACTCTCCAGATTTGCCGGCGAGAGCGATCCCGAAATCTTCGCCAGATTCATAAGAAGAAGGTGGGAAGAGACCGAAATGGTTGGCAGTTTCTCGAAGATGCACTCGGACATCTTCACCGAGCTCGACCTCGTTTCTAAACCCGACGAGGTCGAAAAGGTCTTTCTTAGAGGTTTGATTTCCCCCTCCGGTTCAAAATCCTTCGATATAAAGCTTAAAGGTATCCCGGCCGTCTGGTTCAAGGACGATGTCTCCTCGGCGAAAGCGAACTTCACGTTCGCCGAGACAATAAGTAACTTTTTCCAGAACTACGTCACTGCATGGAACGCCGCACCATTCGGAACGTATTACTTCAACACCGTCTTCGTGGCGATAGTCACCACTTTTGCCGAGATAATATTCGCTGCAATGGCAGCCTTCGCCTTCGCAAAAATGGAGTTCTTCGGCAAGAATCTTATCTTCACACTCTTCCTTGCAACGATGATGGTTCCCGGAGAAGTTCTCCTGGTACCGAATTACATAACCCTCACCGCTCTGGGTTGGATCGATTCATATTACGCGCTCATAGTACCCTGGGTCGTCAGCGTCTTCGCCATCTTTCTATTGAGGCAACATTTCATGACGATACCGAACGAGCTTTACGATGCCGCGATGATAGACGGACTCACCAAATGGAGGTTCTTGTGGACAGTCATGGTTCCTCTATCCAAACCGGCCGTGATTACGGGTGCGTTGCTCAAGTTCGTCGGGAGCTGGAACTCTTTCCTCTGGGTGTTGATCGTTACCAAAAGCCCGGAGATCAGAACGCTGCCGGTAGGACTTCAAAACTTCAGTTCAGCCACCGGTAGCGACTACCATCTCCTGATGGCGGCCGCGACTTTCTCGGTTATACCGGTCGTTATTCTCTTCCTGCTGACCCAGAAGTATTTCATAGCGGGAATAGC
- the folP gene encoding dihydropteroate synthase — MDFRNGRTLDLSSPVIMGIINTTPDSFYPGSRVPDTRTAVKRAMEMLDSGASIIDIGGESSRPGAEAIDWQEEVRRVVPVVRGIRELRPEAIISVDTYNRNTALQALSEGADIVNDITGLIDPAMIEVVAKNEAAVIIMHMKGTPSTMNQLTNYSDVVSQVKEQLLERCEKAVAGGVREEAIILDPGIGFAKNALQSLEILRKITDFTCLKYPVLVGHSRKSFIGYVSGLPVEERLEETLAVSTYLYLKGVKILRVHDVEEHRRIFDILKLIDKSTG, encoded by the coding sequence ATGGATTTCAGAAACGGTAGAACGTTGGACCTCTCCTCACCAGTGATAATGGGTATAATCAATACTACACCCGATTCCTTCTACCCCGGAAGCAGGGTCCCCGATACACGAACCGCCGTGAAAAGGGCGATGGAAATGCTCGACAGCGGCGCTTCTATAATCGATATAGGCGGTGAATCTTCAAGACCCGGGGCCGAAGCCATAGACTGGCAGGAGGAAGTCCGCCGAGTCGTTCCTGTCGTTAGGGGCATCAGGGAGCTAAGACCTGAGGCGATCATCTCTGTCGATACATACAATCGCAATACTGCTTTGCAGGCACTTTCGGAGGGAGCCGACATCGTCAACGATATAACAGGGTTGATTGATCCCGCTATGATAGAGGTGGTGGCGAAGAACGAGGCCGCGGTCATAATAATGCATATGAAAGGTACGCCCTCGACTATGAACCAGCTAACCAATTACTCCGATGTAGTATCTCAGGTTAAGGAGCAACTGCTTGAACGTTGCGAAAAGGCCGTGGCGGGAGGAGTGAGGGAGGAAGCAATAATTCTCGATCCCGGCATTGGTTTCGCAAAGAACGCCCTGCAGAGTCTCGAGATTCTCAGGAAAATCACGGATTTCACCTGTTTGAAGTACCCGGTGCTGGTGGGCCATTCCAGAAAAAGCTTCATAGGATACGTCTCCGGCCTGCCCGTAGAGGAAAGGCTCGAGGAAACTCTCGCCGTCTCCACTTATCTCTATCTGAAGGGAGTGAAGATATTGAGAGTCCACGACGTTGAAGAGCACCGGAGAATCTTTGATATACTGAAGTTGATTGATAAATCCACCGGATAA
- a CDS encoding deoxyribonuclease IV, which produces MIKLGAHMSTSKGFDKVPEDTIKIGGNTFQIFPHSPRMWRASLPEDKVTRIFKSEMKDKGIDPYSCMVHSGYLINLASSNEEVWEKSVALLSIEMKITASLGLKFLNFHPGSHLGDGLQTGIDRIVRGIDIVLSENLDSDVMLLLENVAAKGNHIGSSFEELKSIIDGSSEPSRIGVTYDTCHGFDSGFDIRTVDGTEFLIESIDSTVGYGKLKMIHLNDSKFPLGAGKDRHEVIGKGYIGMDGGFREFLSREEIQQKPWLLETPGGDADHEEEIKYIKELLNSRENSL; this is translated from the coding sequence ATGATAAAGCTGGGTGCGCATATGTCTACTTCGAAGGGCTTCGATAAAGTCCCCGAAGACACAATAAAGATAGGCGGAAACACTTTCCAGATCTTTCCACACAGTCCCAGGATGTGGAGAGCCTCTCTACCCGAAGATAAAGTTACCCGGATCTTCAAGAGCGAGATGAAAGACAAAGGCATTGATCCTTATTCCTGCATGGTCCACTCGGGTTATCTCATAAACCTAGCCTCGTCCAACGAGGAGGTCTGGGAAAAGTCGGTAGCGTTGCTTTCGATCGAGATGAAGATCACGGCCTCTCTGGGGCTTAAGTTTTTAAACTTCCATCCGGGGAGTCACCTGGGAGACGGTCTCCAGACCGGAATAGACAGGATTGTGAGGGGAATCGATATCGTTCTGAGCGAAAATCTGGATAGCGATGTGATGCTTCTTCTAGAGAACGTCGCTGCCAAGGGCAACCATATAGGTAGCAGTTTCGAGGAACTGAAGAGCATTATAGATGGATCGTCTGAGCCTTCGAGAATAGGTGTAACCTACGATACCTGTCACGGTTTCGACTCTGGTTTTGATATCAGGACTGTCGATGGGACGGAGTTTCTTATAGAGAGTATCGACTCCACAGTCGGCTACGGGAAATTGAAGATGATACATCTCAACGACAGCAAATTTCCTTTGGGCGCCGGCAAGGACAGACATGAAGTCATAGGCAAAGGTTATATAGGCATGGACGGGGGATTCAGGGAGTTTCTCTCCCGTGAAGAGATACAGCAAAAGCCCTGGCTTCTGGAAACTCCCGGCGGAGACGCCGACCATGAAGAAGAGATCAAGTACATAAAAGAACTATTGAATAGTCGGGAGAACAGTTTATGA